The DNA region ACCACTGCCACAAAGAGCGCCGCGCCGCCCAACTTGGGGACCTTACCGGAGTGTACGGTCCTGTGGTTGTGGCGGGCCAGGATGCCGAAGTGGACCGCCAGCCTCCGACAAAGCGGTGTAGCAGTCAGCGCCATGAGCAGCGAACAGCCGGCCAAGCCTATCCAAGGCGTCATAAAGGCAGTTCCTTGTTCATCCTACTCCATGGGTTCGGCAGCGGACGATATCCGCTCAGTAGATGGTTCAGGTTGATACAAAACACTCCCGGCCTCGGCACGCACGCACGCAGCAGAGCCTTTCTGCAACTACCTTGCCACATTGCCGCGGCCCCCTCGACTGATGCGGTGAGGCCCCATCGGCTCTTGCAGGCCCCATGAATGCGCAACCTTGAGGTCACCCAGGCGCCGCGGTGAATCGTTAGCGGGGGCCCTGGACGCTTGAGGCTTCCATTCCCGGCCCTGCTCCTTCCGGGAGCGACTCTCAGTGGCGGGGTGCTTCCCGAGTCTTATGGCGCTAGGGTGAGGCGCATTCTGGACGCGCCCAGTGCAGCGCCCTCCGGAAATACCTTCCCATACCTCATCGTAGAGCCGGATAATGGCACGGGCATTCACCTCGATGTCGAAGAGCTCTTTGCTCAAGGCCATACAATTGCGGCTCATGGTGCGGTACAGGCCCCGGTCGTGGGAAAGCCTCTCCATTGCCCGGACAAACTCCTCCGGAGCCCGCGGCGCGCACAAGAAACCATTGAACCCGTCGCGTACGCACTCGCGGTTGCCTTTGATGTTGCTGGCAACCAACGGCTTGCCAAAGGCCATGGCCTCGATGAGCGTCATGGACAGGCCCTCCCATAGGGAGGGAAGCACGAGCACATCGATGGCCGGATACATAGTCATGGGTTCACGCAGCCAGCCAGTCATGGTCACCTGGCGGTGGTCGGCAAAGCGCCTCGCCAGCGAGCCGTAGAAGGGCCCATCGCCCACGACAAGAAAGTGCACGGGCAGCTCTGTGCAGCGCTCAATGATCGCCGCCAGGGTCACAGGATCTTTTTGCTCCCAGAGGCGGCCGACATACGCAACCACGAAGGCATCCTCCGGGATGCCCCACGCGCGCCGGAAGGATGCCCGGGCCTCAGCGGTATTGGCACTCGCCACCAGCGCATGGTCGACGCCGTTGTACACGGTCACTGCGCGGGAGGTGGGAATCAGTCGTAAGCTGACGGCAAGCTCCCTCTCCTCGTGATTGACGAAGATGACTTTGTCGGTGCACAAGCCGGCGAGCCTCTCGACAAGGCCATACCAGATGCGCTCGCGCCTACCGGAGAACTCATGGAATGGGAGGCCGTGCACGGTGTGGAAGACGACGTCCACCCCTGCCAGGCGCGCGGCCAACCTCCCGAGAGCGCCCGTTTTGGAGGAATGCGTGTGGACGATGCGGAAGCGATGCCGCTTGAACAGGCGCATCATTGTGACCAGGGCGCGCAGATCGTTGAGCGGCTGAATCTGCCGCACCAGGCTCGGCACGAGAAGAGTGCGGGCACCCAACTTGGCCAGCTCTTCGGTCAACTCCCCGGCGGACTTGCACAGAACCCAGATGTCAAAGCGCTGGGGATCTAAACGCCTTAGCACCTCGAGCATGGCGCGTTGCACGCCAGTCATGAGGGGCAAGAGCTGCAGATGGCAGATGCGCATTCTCTGTCTCATCTGCACGAATGCTCCTTCGGCCGGCTGTGCACCAGGCGGGCTAGCTCCTCGGCAGTGCGCGCGCAACAGGTGCGCCAGTCGAACCGGCGAAGATTTTGGTGCCCGCGCGCCACCAGGGTGCGTCGCAACTCTTCATCGTCGAGCAGCCGTGCCATGGCCTCCGTCATCTCCGCTACGTTGTACGGATCAAACAAGAGGGCTGCATCGCCCACAATCTCCGGCAAAGAAGTGGCGCGTGCTGCCGCAACCGGGACGCCTGCCGCCATGCTCTCCAACGGCGTGAAACCAAACCCCTCGAACAGAGACGGCGCCACGAAGAGCTGCGCGTGCTGGTAGACTGCCGCCAGGTCTTCCTCCGCCACAAAGCCAGCGATGACCACGCGACTGCGGAGGCCGAGCTCTTCCACCGTGCGACAGACCTCGGCCGCACCCCAGCTTTTCTTCCCGACGAGCACCAGGTTGCACTCCCGGCCTTTCTGGTCGACGAGAAGGCGGAAAGCCTCTATAAGCCGGACAAAGTTCTTGTGCGGCTCCAAATGACCCACCGAGAGGATGTAGGGCTCGGGCAGCCCGTAGCGTTGCCGCACAGCCCTCCACCTGGCAGCGGGCAAAGGGCGACTGAACGGCGTAGGGTCAAACCCTTCGTGGATGGCCGACACGTGCGCTTCGGGCACTCCTAACACCCGAACTATGTCCTGCTTGCTGAACTCGGAGACGGTGAAGATGTGGCAGGCGCGCCTGGCGCTGCGCCGGATCATGACCCGCAGGTACCAGTGGCGCACTG from Calditrichota bacterium includes:
- a CDS encoding glycosyltransferase family 4 protein, with the protein product MRQRMRICHLQLLPLMTGVQRAMLEVLRRLDPQRFDIWVLCKSAGELTEELAKLGARTLLVPSLVRQIQPLNDLRALVTMMRLFKRHRFRIVHTHSSKTGALGRLAARLAGVDVVFHTVHGLPFHEFSGRRERIWYGLVERLAGLCTDKVIFVNHEERELAVSLRLIPTSRAVTVYNGVDHALVASANTAEARASFRRAWGIPEDAFVVAYVGRLWEQKDPVTLAAIIERCTELPVHFLVVGDGPFYGSLARRFADHRQVTMTGWLREPMTMYPAIDVLVLPSLWEGLSMTLIEAMAFGKPLVASNIKGNRECVRDGFNGFLCAPRAPEEFVRAMERLSHDRGLYRTMSRNCMALSKELFDIEVNARAIIRLYDEVWEGISGGRCTGRVQNAPHPSAIRLGKHPATESRSRKEQGREWKPQASRAPANDSPRRLGDLKVAHSWGLQEPMGPHRISRGGRGNVAR
- a CDS encoding glycosyltransferase family 4 protein yields the protein MRRVGINAIVLNQWSGGLGVYLRHLIDYLLTEKVPFQPVVFTASDFVPPPLWQQTGAIVRTSVKSFRPIMRIGKEALFWKRVLARHNIDLLHSPISYVPLGVTVPTAVTIHDLRWFHLPRACGPVRHWYLRVMIRRSARRACHIFTVSEFSKQDIVRVLGVPEAHVSAIHEGFDPTPFSRPLPAARWRAVRQRYGLPEPYILSVGHLEPHKNFVRLIEAFRLLVDQKGRECNLVLVGKKSWGAAEVCRTVEELGLRSRVVIAGFVAEEDLAAVYQHAQLFVAPSLFEGFGFTPLESMAAGVPVAAARATSLPEIVGDAALLFDPYNVAEMTEAMARLLDDEELRRTLVARGHQNLRRFDWRTCCARTAEELARLVHSRPKEHSCR